CAGCCATATCAGGAGGTATCCGCAGATCGAGAGTTGCATCGTCTTGTTGATCGCTTACGAGACctatttcttctcgaaTGGCTGCCACATGTCGGGAATAGTGTCACTGCTTTTCTGCGGGATCACCTTGAAACATTATGCCTACTATAATATGTCCCGAAGAACGCAGATTACGATCAAGTTCATATTCCAATTGCTGGCCAGACTATCAGAAAACTTCATATTCATTTACCTGGGATTGGAACTTTTCACGGAGGTGGAGCTCGTGTACAAGCCTGTCTTGATCATAGTTACCGCAATTTCAATCTGTGTAGCGCGGTGGTGTTCCGTTTTCCCTCTTTCGAGATTCATCAACTGGCTATACCGCATGAAAACCGTCAGATCGATGAGAGGATCTGTTGGTAACAGCATTTCCATCCCAGATGAGATTCCTTATAACTATCAGGCTATGACGTTTTGGGCTGGTCTGCGAGGCGCCGTCGGAGTGGCCCTGGCTATGGGTTTGCAGGGAGAATTCAAGTTTACTTTATTGGCGACTGTCCTGGTCGTGGTTGTTCTCACAGTCATCATATTTGGTGGCACCACTGCTGGTATGCTGGAGGTTCTGAATATTAAGACCGGCTGcatcgatgaaaatgaCAACAGCGATGATGAGTTTGATATCGAGGCCCCTAGGCCATCCGCTCCGGTTGCTGGTTTCGACAGCATGCTACAGCCTTACTCCGATGATGATTCCCGTGCGCATACATCGATAGCTCTAAAAGCTCCGGTTACAAGTGCCAATATATTATCAGATTTCCAGCCGCCCACGCCAAGCCCGATTAATCCTAACGCATCGCGCGTTTCACTGGATACCCAGCAATTGAGGGAGACTTTTGGAaatattttcttcaacgcTGATTCTCAATggtttcaaaattttgatgAGCAGGTATTAAAGCCTGTCTTCTTGGACAGCAATCTCCGACCACTCAAGGAAGATGGTAATCAATCTCAGACGACCTTTGATCCTAGCAGTGGTCAGTAAATGACGGTGATGATTTGCGATTCGTTCCCGAGGACGAAATGCAGTAGACTGTACATATCTCTAGTTATACAGACAAATGCTGACATGAGGTCGGGGAGGGTGAAAGATGCATATTCCTGTGGCAGAGAAGCAGTAGGGTCTAATTTCTGCACATATCTAGTACCCATTTGCTTAGTTTCACGACGTCCTCATCAAGATATAATTCGTCAAGAAGAATGTTATACTTCAGCACTATCTCCAGAAAGGCACTGACGGATAAGTCGTAAAGAATTGAAACGACGTCTGGCatatcttcatcctcgtcgtccGTTTTTCTGTTACTTTCAGGGCTCCAATCAGCAAACCTACCTAGCGCGCCAACCGATCTTTCAAGGCACTTTAGCACTTCTCCTACAGATGAGACGACTCCGCCTTTGGGATCCTCCTCTATGGCGTTTATCAAAAGACCCATCAAGGAAATGATGCATTCAGCATGACAAACAGGCTGCGGCACCAACTTCTCTGCTTGTCTTCTCTTGGAGATGCACCAGGCTTCAATAATAGAGACCTGTGGTTGATCCTGTTGGGAAGATATGGCCGATGGAAAGAAAAATAGATTGATGTAATTTCTTACTGTGCGCAACAGCATGCCAGCTAGCTTCAACAGGGTAGTTTCATGTGTAATGATAGGTTCGTCGTATGCATGCTCAGCACCGAGAGGGCTCTTGATGCCAAAAGGAAACTGCCTTCTATCgttgctttgaaattttttcCTAATTAATACATCATCATCCTTGAGAGTGATTCTGCGATTTTGGGCTTCATGAGATGTCACAGGAGGAGAACCCGGAAACCTCAGctgcgaagaagaaaacgcAGCTGGCTCCTCGGCAACTTGGTTACCGAACAGCTTCTCTTTGTCGTTCTCATAAAAGTTCTTGGTTCTCTTGTTTGACCTGTCTTGTAACTTCAAATTCTCGAGGGATTTCAAATAGCCTGTAACGCTTTCATTTGTGTTTTGGATAGTAACCAGGCATTCCCGCAGTATCACCGGCCATATATGCGTGTTTCTGTAACGCGTATGGTAAATTGGAAGTCGCAGAGAACTATCCGACGAGGTTGCCCTATAagaaagttcttggaatGCGGTTAGCTTTGTGAATGGTTTATGAGAACTCAACCCAGTAACCAAAGTTTCAATTGGTGTCGATGACAGCGATGATATGGGCTTCCCCTTGTGTAGACATCCGATAGACATGTTCGCGTTGAACGCAACGTTGATGAACTCCAGATTAATAAACACAACGAACGATAGCAGCGCCAGCCGCAAATTACTGACTAATCCAATCCACCAGCGCGACACAGCAAGGGCAAAGAAGAACGGCGAGACAAAAGTGACCGACAGAGTCATTATTGCACATTTAACAATGATTCTTCTCCAACCGGCAGAGATATACCGTTGTGGAGGTTGAAAATGGGTatcgaagctgaaagaaaGTCTATCCAAGTCGAAAAGACAATGCTGCAACGTGTATATTGTGGGAATCAACACCCAAACGTAAGACATGTAGCATTGTTTGAACACGGCTGAGGAACCGGCACCCTCAGATCCCAAAAGTCCACTATAAGCCAGCGAGACGACGAAGCTGCAGGCAAAATGTATCACTTCATAAACGACAAACCTCACACAGAACAGTTGTCCAAAAACTAGTTTCCACAAGTTCGAATATCCTCTGTATTGCACATGTAGGTAATTCTTTCTAGTCACGATAACGAGCAGCGACGACAGATACAACAGTAAAAATCGCAGTGGCACCAGCAATGCACTCTCTAGATATGAGCCGGACCCACCAGACaccaaagccaaagcaaTTGCCTGGAATATAGTGAATGTAGAGCACATTCGCGTCGCTAAATGGTTAAACCTTGTCTTGCATATGTCGCTAAAGATCGTGTGATAGCTATATCTTGAACTCAATGGAATCGGCGCATCCAACATCATCAACGATTAGATCGATCGAACAAACCAAAGCCCTCTTATATACGGTTCTGATGATGTGTTTAGATGACGTTTTTTAAAGCCCATTTTCAATTTTCTCTAAGGCACCAAAACATGCGATTCTAGGCtaactttgatgaatttgcCACTAAAAGAGCTATAAATCTCACGATGAGAGAGGTATTTGAGCGCCAAGAAGAGTTGCGAACGCTGACACAAGTCTATTAGCCATCTGGGGAAGGGATGGGGGAGAAGAACGCGTTTCGTGCGAAGACAAACGATGATATCCAGGCCAAGctggacaagaagctggGACCGGAGTATATCTCTAAGAGAGTAGGGTTTGGTAGCAGCAGAGTTGCATATATTGAAGGCTGGAGAGCCATTAACCTTGCCAACCAGATTTTTGGGTACAACGGCTGGTCGACAGAGGTCAAGAGCGTGACTGTGGACTTTTTGGATGAACGACAGGGGAAATACAGCATAGGTTGCACTGCGATTGTTCGTGTAACGCTGCAAAATGGTACGTATAGGGAAGACATAGGGTATGGGACAGTGGAAAACGAACGAAGGAAAGCAGCGGCGTTCGAGAGGGCAAAGAAATCTGCCGTCACGgacgctttgaagaggtCTCTAAGAGGTTTCGGGAATGCTCTCGGTAACTGTCTGTATGATAAGGATTTCCTAGCGAGAATCGATAAAGTTCAGTTTGATCCTCCCGACTTCGACGAGGGGAATTTGTTTCGTCCATCAGACGAGATAAGCGAAATCTCCAGATCGAATACGCTGGATCATCAACTCGATGGGAGTTGCAAGAGGAGGCGTGTGACGCGACCGGGTCCAGCGCCAGGGAAGGGTTCGGATTCCAACGGAATGCATaatcagcagcagagttTAGCGCGGCCCGTGGAGCAAAGAAGGGCTCAACATCCTGAGAATCCGCCAGATCAAGCGGCAGAAGCTCCCGCAGAACACGACGAACTGTTGGACGACTCACTTATGTTTAGCGACGACTTCCAAGATGACGATCTGATAAACATGGGAAAGCAGCAGGCGGAGATCGCGGTGCCGGAGCAGAAAGTAGCAGAATTAGCCACCGAGCCCATCACATTCGTTACCGCAAAGGCAGCGTCTTCAGTGCAGAACAAAAGGCCAGTCACGCGGGACAACGTCTTCGATCCCAAATATCAGGCTCAGTCGATCAAACACACCGTTGACCAAACAACTTCCATGCATATACCGGCGAGTCTGCTGAAGGAAAAGGGAATCGATGACTCTAGAGAATCTGCGTACCACAAGTTTGCACCCAAGGGCAAGCAAATCGGAGTGGATACGTCCGTATCACAGCCCAGCAACGACAACCGCACTTCTAATAGCACTTCTCAGCCCGTCGCGGCAGCCTCTTCTCGCTTCGCTCCTCCAAACACGGTAGTGCATCCTAACTCGTCCTCAGCAATCCCTCAGCCGGCGAAAGCTACAAGAAGGGAAGTTGGCAGGCCCAAAATCAATCCTTCCATGCAGCGCAAATTGAGCCCGTAAGGTTGCTAATTTGATCAATGGTCCTGCTATCGTCCGCATCATTATTAATGCATTTCGAGGCGCCACTGGACCAAATGAGCGCCCAGTGACGCTCTATACCTAAATATTTAAGTACTAGTAAGTCATCGAGTAGTATTGAAgcccgttacccggcctCGAAGTTGGGTATTACGATTTGTGCTATACAAGAGTGATGAGAAGGGATCCTCATAGGAGAACACACGAAGAAACGACCGGGAAACGATAGACTAATCCTTCCTTGGAGCGAATTATAGCTCTTTCCTGGTTGTTTGGTGCTATTCGTTGGTTTGCTGGATCGAAATTTCGGTATGGTGAGGTTGAGCAGATACGAAAAACTGCAAAAGGtgcaaaatgctgaaaCTTACAAACCACTGCTGGACGATCTGACTCAGTGTAATGAAGCGGATTTTTTAGAGAAGCTGAGAAATATTCAAGAATGGGATAGGTCCAGAGATGACCTTTTTGTGTGGACTCCGGTCCTAAACAGGATGGATGATATGATGTCTGAGATTGTGAAGAAATACTCGTACAAGACTTCGGATTTTAAGAAGTATCCAGTCAAGTTAGTCGAAATGTCAAAGGAGGACGAAGCTACGTGTGTCGATTTGATGGAATTTACCGCGCGGCTGCTATGTAATACGGAAAACAGGTACATTTATTCGTCGATGGACAACATGGATAGCCTGCTGAACTGTCCCAATTTTAAGGTGAAATTATGTGCAGTGAAAGTACTGGCTATAATGGGAGAAAGATATATCATAGCCCGTGAGAGAATACAATCGGACAATATCCTCGGGGATTCTTACCTCAAGAAAAAAGCTTTAAAGCTGGCATTATGTTTGCCATCGTCAACGATGGATGATGACGGAGACCATTTCTCGTTGGTAGATTTATATTTTGGCAAGAAAACATACCCAAGTAAGTGGTCAAAATTAAAGTACACGTATTACACACCAGTAACGTCGCCCGGAAAAGCAGCGAATTCTGGAACCAAGGATGTGGCAGGGCTATCGTCACCAATGAAAAAGTTTAGTCTTTCAAAGGATGAATTGCGCAGCCATTCTTTACAACAGTTATTCGATAAGGGCATGGAGATATTGCCAGCGGAGGATTGGTTTGAATATTCTTTGCGAGTCACTATATCTAAGGCGTTCAGTGATGATACTTATGAAAGTAAAGAATTGAGGAATATAATTCTGAGAACCAAATTCAATGCCATGGCTCTGGTTAATACAATTTTCATACCACCGCAAGTCAGTTCCAAGATGTTTGAGCTGGATCCATATGCATTCAATAGTTTAACGGATTTCatttctctttctgaaACTAAAGTACCTAAAGAGCTGAGGCTGGACTGTTTATTTGCCCTGGAATGTGTCTCTCTGAAGCATGTCTGGTGTTCAGATATTGTCAGAAATATGGGTGGTAATATGTCTCATGGTTtgctttctcaaattctACGTTACATTGGTAAAATATTGCGGGAAAACTCCCCAGAggtcgatgaagaatataACGTTCGGTTTTTCTATCTAATCTCAAATTTAGCCGATGTCAAGACATTACATGAGAGCCTTGTATCTGCAGGTTTAATATCAAGTCTCCTGGATATCATATCTGTGAAGCGATCAAATTATAGACGGACCTTGGCTTCCGCAACGCATCTTTTGGAGGCTGTTATCAACGACGGCGATTCGACGGCAGAGTTCATAAATAACAATGGGTTCAATATACTGATCAACTCCTTCACGGACGAGGTAAACTTCGCTTTGGAGAATCCAGACTACGGTAGCCCTCCCAAGTACTCATTAGTCTACTACTCAGTCTCTTTCAGGCAGCTAGCCTATATCAGAAGCCTGTCGAAGCTGGTTTTGAAACTTCTAAAGACTGATTCCGGTGATAGGATAAGAAATCTCATCGACTCCCCAATCCTTGTTTCTTtgagaaaaattttagaAAATAGACCAGTATTTGGTTACACCCTAATAACCTACGTTTTGGATATCATTCAGAGAGTTATAAACAGTGAGCCAACTATCTATCCAATATTAGTCGAAGCGGGGATCGTTCCATATATCATAaatcatttttcagagtTTATGGGACCATATTCTGGTCTGATCTCCATACTTCCAGATGTGATCTCCGCCCTATGCTTGAACACTGACGGTCTGAAACAagtgaaagaaaaaaaCATGATCTCATTTTTATTCGAAGCTGTGACAAAGCCCGAATATGCGAGAATCTTGTCCTGGAAGGAAGAGGCTACTGATCTAGGTGCCTCTGTTGATGAACTGGCAAGGCACTACCCTGAATTGCGGTCTAGTATTTTAGATTGTTTCGTTGAGATTGTAAACAAGCTTCCTCGCCAAGTTGAGTTCAATCAGCCTTACCTTTATACCTCTGCAAACGGTGGAGAACTTTTCTATCAAAGTAAGGATGAACCTGTAATAGAATATGAGGAGAATGCCGAGGAATTGGCTTTTTGGGACGTTCAAAAATCGACTCCTATCGTTGATTGCTTTGCCGATATTTTCTATGGAATGACGCTCGAAAACTCAACACTAGAGGGATTCGTAGAGAAGATAGATTTCGAAAGTTTGCTCTCCATTATTGTAATGGAGAGACCTCCTTTCGATTACACCACTTCTCAGGCATTACTAAATTTTACCGATGTTCTCCAGTTATTCGACGAACAGCAGAGCGAATTTGCATTTCCTGCGATAATGAAGGTTCTGGATGAAGACCTACAATCAGTCAGATCATTTTTGACCTCCAATAATGAAACCAGTTTCTTGTTGCAGACCAAGGCCGATAGAGATAACACAGACATAGAAGAATTGTTGGCGAAGCTTCACCGTTTGTCCACTCTCCTTTACATAGTGACGGACGCTTATGTCAGCATAACGTCGCTGTCCGAAAAGCGCATTTTGCAAATCATGCATTATCTCCAAAAGGCCGGTTTTGGTCTCATTGAGAACTTAGGAttgctcttccaaaagTGCGCTCTAGAAGAAATGTATTTGACGAGGCAGATGCCTGACCAGGCCATCACACTCACTCAGCCATCTCCAATCGGTAATGTCCCACCTGTTCAGATTCATGTGACAAAGCCTACAACACGCGAGTATAAGGACAACTACACATCAGCTaagctgaaaaactccCTGGAGGTAAGAGCTGTTCTAAATAAAGCTCAAAGCTGTACTGCTATGCTATTCAGGTGCTTGCTGAGGTTAAGCCATGCCAAGAATATTGAGCTAGAGAGCTCCGACAGGGCGCTTGAGGTACATATCTTTGATGAGACAACCAAACAGATTGTTAGCATGATGCAGGCCGTTCAGCTCGAGAATAACATTCCATATTTCTTAGTGCTCGCAGATTTCAATAACCATATTTTTACATTCCCAAGGACAACAGTCGCCGGGATGGGGATGATACAAACAGTTCCTGCGTATTTATTTTACCAAAACGGGGGCTATAAAGTCTATTTCGAAGCATTAAAGGTACTTTTTGACAAGGTGTCGAAGTTCACGGATATGTCCGCAGTTGAGGAGGTGGATTACTTGAAAAACTCAGAGGACATACTGACACTCAGTTGCCTGCTGAACATGCTCAACTTCTTTAATAAGTCCATGCAATTCGATTCGATGGAGAATATCAGCAGCGTTGAGTCATTTTATCCCCATATGCTCGATGACTACAATCTTACCAAGGCGCTCATGGTACTTGTTAAAATTTTGGCGCTAGGACTGATTTTTGAATTGAGTGAATCCGGCTTAATTTTCAATCGGCAGAGACGCTCAGTACCTTACGCTGCATGCAAGCAAGTTCTTACGTTATTGAAGAATATATTTTCTGATAcgaacgaagaagatgaagagttctTTGAACTGCGCTGGGACCTGATACCGCCTTCAAGACGAAAAATCCAGCTTTTAAAGGCGTGCGGCATGTCCGAAGACGCAGCAAGTGTATATCTGCTcgataatgatgatgagcttcCATCGCATGAGAAGCCTGCCGCTTTCAATGAAGATCAATGGTTAAAATATCAGTCtattctgaagaatgataCTTGGCAGCTCCATCCACTTCCCTTGGAACCCCAGTATGAGCAGAAAAGCTCTaaagatgattttgataCAATGCGAAATGATTCTTTTACCGGCGACTTGGTTCAGAAAGTTTTTGATGTATTGCCGAACTATCCAAAGCTCGTTAATGCGTTTGCCAGGACACTCCTACAGATGCTCGAAAATTACGATAAACCATGTGAGAAGTTTGCAGCAAAGGTGCTGGATAAAGTATTGGAAACGGATCTGCATCAATGCACATCGCTCTCCTCTTTAATACATCTTTTTGGTATTTTTCTGAACGAGAAGTATGTTTACGAAAACTCTGAAGACCAGATCCATCGCTTTTTGGCGTACCTGCAGCAGTCATTGAATCCTGAGCACATCAACAGTCCATGGTTCTCGAAAGCTTTGTACGTTTACGAGATTATACTGGCTAAATCGGAAGTTCCTGCGGTCGACCCTATCCCTCCCGATGTTAACATCCGCTATAGATTGCCCCCAATGACACCAGTATACCGAATCTCTCCGGATGCTAAAAAATCGATTTTCGACGCTTTAATAAGAGCAGGGGAAATATCAAGCTTTTATTCTGCTCTCGCTACTTGTCGtatcttgatcttttatGCCAGAGATGAGATCTATGCAGGAGAGATCGCACGCTCTGGTATATTATCAAGGCTTCTTAAAGTTATTGGTGTCTTTCAGAAGTCCGAGAAAATCAACTACTTGGAGTCCTCTTTTTTATTGCTTGCAAGGCGTTGCTTTGAAACATCTCAGGTTGTGGAACTGCTAATCCGCTATGAGCTAAACAGGAGCTTTACGACAAGAATAATAGGCGATCATAAAGAAAAAGAGCGCGATTTGACAGGCATTGTTGAGGAAAAGCCTCACGTTGTATTGAGAAACCCTGATACTTTTGTGGATATTATATGTGAGCGCGCCCGctttcaatctttcaatGACGACGGTAAACTAACTGAATATAACCTTCTCAGAAGCCCTAACAcagaagaaacagaagaaagcgaaAGCAAAAACCATCATTCGCCAACAGCAAGCGTCTCTGATAGGACCGGCATTGTTCATTTGCTATTAACGCAACTCATAGCAGCTTCCAAGAAAGATTGGACATCTGAGCCTGCATCAACGGATGGAGAAAAATTTGAGAGGAAGAATGACAAGGTGTATCCCGCTAGGAATCCAGTTTGCGCTTATATGATGTTTTTATTGAAGGTTTTGGTTGAGTTGGTAAGCAGCTATAAGCAAAGCAAATTCGAGTTTTTGACTTTCGATAGGCGGAACTCCTACAATGAGTTTCCTAAGCCTAGATCAACAGCACTCAACTTTTTCCTGTATCAATTACTTGATAAATCGACAGGTGTAGAGCAGAACAAGCATGAGGCGAAGAGGAGAGAAGTCATCAGCATGTTGGCTAGATCTGTTATAGTGGGCTTCGTAGCAACAGTACAGGACGACAAGAGTAAGAAGAGTGATCTAAAGAGTATTGATCCTGATATGACATTCATACGAAAATTCACGATAGAGTCGATTGTTAAAGCGTTGAAAAATGCTACGACATCAACGAAACTGTTGGAAGCTAACGTCAGTAAACTAGATACATGGTTCAAGATCATTTCTTCGATGGTGTTCGTGCAAGCTCCATATCTGCGGCTCATCTTGGACACAAACAAAATCGATGCCGACCAGTATCAAATCTGTAAGCTCATGATTGAGATGAACGTGCCGACTGCTATCACTGACTGCATGGCTTTACTTGATTTAAATTATccattttgcaaaaagCTCATGAGCAACGCTGTCGATCCATTAAACTCTATCAACTCTGTGAGAAACAGTTATGCTGAACTTTTTAAAGTGGAAGgtaatgatgatgaagtgGAGGTTGAAGAGGATTCAGACAAAGAGAATCCTTCTGATATGTTTAGAAATTCGGCTTTGGGAATGTATGATGTTGCTGACATtgaggaggatgaagatgatgaagactCGTTGATCggcgatgatgaagacattgcCTTTGTCGACGCAGATGACGACGAATTTGAAGTTGTGTTTAGTGACGAGAATGGAGCTGAGGATATTAATGCTAGCCATTCAGAGTACGAGACTGATAGCGATGAAAGTATGGACTCTGAAAATGAAGGAAGCTCAtcagaaagagctgaaatATCTcatgatgaagatggtTCTGATGGTTCGTCGAGCGGGGCTGACACTAGTTACGATGAGAGTGATGACATAGAGCTGATTAGTCTCGAAGGAGGCGATTACGGGGAGGAACTAGAGATCGATCTTGCTGACTACGGGATAGAGGAATCCGATTGGGAATCCGGGCTCTCTGAACTTTCCGCTTCAGATGAGGATGGTGAGGATATTGAAGGTGGAACGAATGACGATTATGGTCATGGAGTAATAAGGCGTAGATGGATGACAACCGACGGTTTTGATGTCATTGAAGACGCAtccgatgaagaagaagcgaCCGGGACATTTCAGGGCATTGAGCATGTCTTCCATAGTGAGGCACAACCGTTATTCAGGGTACAGGATGGCCGGAGCCATGGACGTCATCACCAACGTTCATTTCGCGGACATGGGCATCAATCTCTTGGTCTACCGTCTCTCACCTTGCTAAACGGTGATCGCAGGCACCAGAGCAACCTGGTCAACCCACTAGGGCCATCAAGCTTGGAAGAAGTTGAGAATGGACTATCGGATCAGTTAGTCAACGTGGGTTCGGGCTCTCGCTACAGGTCACAGAATACACATTTTGCTGGTGTATTGTTCTCCGGTgagttcttcgatgagAGAGCTCCCGATGGTATTGTCCTGAAACCAACAGTCTCGAGATGGAAGGATATTTTTGATATGTTCTATGATAGTAAAAGCTATGCAGCTTATGTTGTGCCGACAATCATATCAAGGCTGTACAAACCGAGTCTGGAGGCGTACCGAGAAGCAAGACGTagggaagaagaagagaaggagcGCACCAAGATGAAAAGCCCTGCTGTCAAACCAAAAAATCAAAGTACGTCATCAACAGAAGAGCATAATGCTCTGTCCGttgaaatggaagaagagcatGCTGATCATGAGCCTGTTTATGTGATTATAGATGGTGCCGAAGTTGACATTGGCGGGACTGACATAGACGCGGAATTCTTAAATGCTCTCCCAGAGGATATTAGAGCGGAAGTTTTCGCACAACATGTTAGGGAACGGAGAGCAGAAGCCATGCAAAATGAAATACACTCGAGAGAAATTGATtcagatttcttggatGCTATTCCGGAAAATCTCAGAGAGGAAATTTTGGGCCAAGAGGCAGCAGAATCCAGATTCTCAACTATTGTTCGAACCATGCATGAGCacgaaaatgaagaaatggaCGAGGAGATGATTAGTGGCGATGAAGGCACCAATGGTCCAGGAACCGCTACCACGGATCGTGGTAATGAGACGGAGAAAAAGAAGTCTGGTCGTGTTTATTTCTCCCCGCTTGTCGATCGCGTGGGCATCGCTGCAATTATGAGATCTATCTTCATATCCCAGCCTTATGTCCACCGTGAAATTTACCACGAACTGTTGTATCGTTTGTGTTCCAGCAAACAAAACCGAAGTGACATCATCAATATATTGCTGATTATTTTGACAGAAGGAGTGGTCGATCAGCATTCGTTGGAAAAGGTTTATAATTTGATCTGCTCCCGAGCTCATGGAGCTAATAAAGCTCAAGCGGGCGGTACTACACGGCTGCTGCCCGCTGATTGCACTCCTCTGGTTGTTGCAAatcaagccattgaagTGTTGCAAAGCTTAATTGATGCTGATAACCGTCTCAAATACTTCTTTATTACAGAGCATGACAATTTGATGGTCAACAAAGCACCCATCAAGAATAAGAGGGATGTATTCAATAAAAACTTGAAATGGCCGGTCAAATATTTATTTGCTCTGTTAGATCTGAAGATTATCACGGATGAAAGCGTTTTGATGGATTTATTGACAAGAATACTTCAGGTTTGCACGAAGCCCATTGGAGCAATAGCCAAGAATTCGGACGATGGGAATTCAAAGCGCAAGTTTCCTATCCcattttttgatgatgGCGACTTCGAGAAACTCGTTTCCATCATAAAGTTAGAAAGTTGTAATACAAGAGTATTCCAGCAGACGTTGAACATCATGCAGAATCTTTCAATTTTGAATGGTGCCGTTGGTGTTTTCACGAAAGAGCTAATTTCTATGGCTCTTGAAACTGTTAAGACCCTCATTCCTGATTTGGAGGCCTTCACTCTTGAAGGTGCCTCTGCGGCAACCGGTAACGAGATTAATTCAGAGCTTGTCCAAAAGTTCACTGTCCCTAGTTCTGATCAGGCGAGATTGCTTAAGGTCTTGACGGCTGTTGATTATATACACA
Above is a genomic segment from Torulaspora globosa chromosome 1, complete sequence containing:
- the NHX1 gene encoding bifunctional K:H/Na:H antiporter NHX1 (ancestral locus Anc_5.573), coding for MVFARSLLILAFRLAWCVARGTGGDDDELLPMPDSPGKSGGIADDPVSDVNPVTEEMFSSWALCILLFLLISALWSSYYLTQRRITAVHETVLSIFYGMIVGLIIRLSPGHYIQDAVTFDSSYFFNVLLPPIILNSGYELNQVNFFNNMFSILTFAIPGTFISAVVLGIIIFIWTALGLEGINISFVDALSVGATLSATDPVTILSIFNAYKVDPKLYTIIFGESLLNDAISIVMFETCQKFHGSPAKISSLFEGIGLFLMTFMVSLLIGLFTGVLVALILKHSHIRRYPQIESCIVLLIAYETYFFSNGCHMSGIVSLLFCGITLKHYAYYNMSRRTQITIKFIFQLLARLSENFIFIYLGLELFTEVELVYKPVLIIVTAISICVARWCSVFPLSRFINWLYRMKTVRSMRGSVGNSISIPDEIPYNYQAMTFWAGLRGAVGVALAMGLQGEFKFTLLATVLVVVVLTVIIFGGTTAGMLEVLNIKTGCIDENDNSDDEFDIEAPRPSAPVAGFDSMLQPYSDDDSRAHTSIALKAPVTSANILSDFQPPTPSPINPNASRVSLDTQQLRETFGNIFFNADSQWFQNFDEQVLKPVFLDSNLRPLKEDGNQSQTTFDPSSGQ
- the NDC1 gene encoding Ndc1p (ancestral locus Anc_5.574) gives rise to the protein MMLDAPIPLSSRYSYHTIFSDICKTRFNHLATRMCSTFTIFQAIALALVSGGSGSYLESALLVPLRFLLLYLSSLLVIVTRKNYLHVQYRGYSNLWKLVFGQLFCVRFVVYEVIHFACSFVVSLAYSGLLGSEGAGSSAVFKQCYMSYVWVLIPTIYTLQHCLFDLDRLSFSFDTHFQPPQRYISAGWRRIIVKCAIMTLSVTFVSPFFFALAVSRWWIGLVSNLRLALLSFVVFINLEFINVAFNANMSIGCLHKGKPISSLSSTPIETLVTGLSSHKPFTKLTAFQELSYRATSSDSSLRLPIYHTRYRNTHIWPVILRECLVTIQNTNESVTGYLKSLENLKLQDRSNKRTKNFYENDKEKLFGNQVAEEPAAFSSSQLRFPGSPPVTSHEAQNRRITLKDDDVLIRKKFQSNDRRQFPFGIKSPLGAEHAYDEPIITHETTLLKLAGMLLRTVRNYINLFFFPSAISSQQDQPQVSIIEAWCISKRRQAEKLVPQPVCHAECIISLMGLLINAIEEDPKGGVVSSVGEVLKCLERSVGALGRFADWSPESNRKTDDEDEDMPDVVSILYDLSVSAFLEIVLKYNILLDELYLDEDVVKLSKWVLDMCRN
- the RAD52 gene encoding recombinase RAD52 (ancestral locus Anc_5.575) produces the protein MGEKNAFRAKTNDDIQAKLDKKLGPEYISKRVGFGSSRVAYIEGWRAINLANQIFGYNGWSTEVKSVTVDFLDERQGKYSIGCTAIVRVTLQNGTYREDIGYGTVENERRKAAAFERAKKSAVTDALKRSLRGFGNALGNCLYDKDFLARIDKVQFDPPDFDEGNLFRPSDEISEISRSNTLDHQLDGSCKRRRVTRPGPAPGKGSDSNGMHNQQQSLARPVEQRRAQHPENPPDQAAEAPAEHDELLDDSLMFSDDFQDDDLINMGKQQAEIAVPEQKVAELATEPITFVTAKAASSVQNKRPVTRDNVFDPKYQAQSIKHTVDQTTSMHIPASLLKEKGIDDSRESAYHKFAPKGKQIGVDTSVSQPSNDNRTSNSTSQPVAAASSRFAPPNTVVHPNSSSAIPQPAKATRREVGRPKINPSMQRKLSP